CTTTCATTTCCCCATTCAGAGctataaaatcatttaaacatcAGAGCCTTCGCTCTCAGATCTCAGATCTGTCCACTTCAGATAAAATAGTGAAGTCCCCAGGTGATCAAAGAGTCAAGCATGTGCTAGCCTTCACCCTCTCAGACTGATGGGAATGTGTACTTGGGGAGGCCTAACTAATATGAGGGGAATTAACAATGTTTGAACGTTGAATGTTTACATTGGTTAGAAGCTCTGAATGTTGCTTTCGATCctttttttgattaattgccctgCCCTCAACCTGTAAATATGGTGCTTACACTAACTCTCATCTCCTGACATTTTCTTTTAGAATATACCTGCATAATTCATATTTCCTTGTTTCATCAGCAATAGTAATTCACCCTGGCTCAGAAGCATCTAAACAGGCCAAATTCATGAAACTACCACCACTGTGCTTCACTGATAAGGTTAGGTTCTTAGCGGAAGTGTAGCATTTTCCTTAATCAAGACATAAATATTCTCATTTAAACATGACAAATCTACTTTTGTCTCATTCATCCACAAAACATTTTGCCAGTAGCAAGTGTGACTTTTAGCAAACTGCAAAAATGCAGCAATGTTCTCTTTGGAGAGCCAATGTGAGATAGGCCTTTGGTTTCTCTGAAGATCGTAAGTGAACTAGTGGACTGTTACACACTTTGCTCATCGAGTTATGTTTGTTGGGTGACCACTCCTGGGGAGGGTAACAATGGTCATTTCCCTCCAGTTTTACTGAATGTGGATTAGTGGAGTCCAGGCACTTtagatattattttaaataacattttacagCCTGACAAGCATCAACCAGAGAAGATCACACTTTGATATATCTCTGTTCTCCAAATACACTGGGGAATTCATTCACACCTGATTGTCTTTCCACTGACTGAAAACATGAATCTTATTTCACCTTCAAATTAACTGCAACTTCAATATGTTCATATTATTTTGCCACTCACGGGTGTCTAATATCGGAACATTACAGTACTCAAATTTAAACAGCTGTCTTGATTTGTGGTGGGAACttcaataaaacattaatttatttataaattattttaaataggcaAAACACATATTATGAAATATGTAACTAAACTCTGTGCTACATTAGATATATTTCAGGatgcttgattttttttaaaggtcacCTTTGTACATTTTTCCACGAGTTAACAGAGTTCCCTTGGTCCTTAATTGTGTGTGAcattcaaaataccacaaaaatCAAACAACATCATACCATTTTCACCCTGTCACCGTTACAGCCCTGAAACCGAAACTAATGTGCTGTAAGGGAAATTTACTTTACTTTCATGTTTCTTCTTGTTTGTTGCTTCATggctaaatgaataaaaataatttatattaaatcCATAACTAattttagacacacacacacacacattttctttaaCATCTTAACCCATTTAAGAAGAGTCCGCAGCCTACACCGgtatcactaggcacaaggcgggaacacacaagGGGTGCctgtccttcgcagggtgacacactctcacattccctcacacctatagacacttttgagtagccaatccatctaccaatgtgtgtgtttggaccacgggaggaaagccacgcggacacagggagatttGATTTGAGTATTTGATCTGTAACAAGTGTAATGGAGTTGCAAATGCAGTTGTGCATTGTCAATTAAAGAGATTCTTCAAGGAGCAAGCACTTTCAGGTTTGGTCTTTTTCCATAAGAAAGAATGCAGAATAATGTATTTCTTTAAGACAGAGCCAAGGGAAACACATAAAAAGAATATTATGTAACCTTATTCATGTATTCATGCTCGATTCGATGGCAGGGCATAAAGGGCTGTTTTATTCTTACTGAAAAGGTTCTGTCTCTCCCTTAGGAAGTCAACCATTTAAAGCTGGACCCTGCAGACCAACCTCATTGTCCAAGTGTTTTATAAGAGTGTCATGGTCAGTTGTGTCAAAAGCTGAGATCAACCAAAATGGCTCAAGAATCATAAACAGAAACACTTGTGTCCAGGTGCCTGTACTTTGCTGAACTGTACCTGTCTGTATCTTTTGTAACTCAAAGTATTCAGAGTGTTTATAAACAAGTTGGGGCATTATGTCTGAACAATGCTTGCCGCAAATTAAATTAGATGTGTCATTTGTAAaggttaggctgaaaatatatGCAGGAATAGTATTTGCTGGGACCTGTTAAAAGATGTTAGCTGACAAGCCTGCAAGACAGTCTTGGACTTTGTTGAGTGACTGATGCAAAACACCTACTCACATTCTTACATTCAGCCTTGAAACTTGTTTTTGCCTTGTCTTTTAATTGTTTTCTGTGCAGACATACCTGACATTATTGAGATCTACGGAACATTGATTACCTAGTTCAAATGTGTCACACCTTGCTCTGTGTCATGTTTTGATTATATCTTCATTTGTCAGTTAAAATACCACTCTTCTCTTCAGAACTACAGTTCAAAAATCTATTCCAATATATTAACAAAATGGAACACATAACAATGGAAGTTGAGCATGAAACATCCTCATTACAGATTGGCCAGCTCAGAGTCTGGAACTCATCACTGAACCAATCAGTGAGTGCATTTGAAGTTGACTTGaattgtgagaagcagaaaattaCCAACGTAGAAGTTACCAACTTCTTCTGAGAGTTGAAATCTGAAATTTGGAGCAAGATCTAAACCCTGGGTGTTTaagtttaaatataatttcaaatCCAGAGTTCCAGAGCAAATGTTATGTTGTGTTAAACCATATCAGCATGTTTGTGCACATATTCTACTGAAAAACAAATGTACAGAATTTTCTTACAAAACACTTACAAAGTGTTTGACAGTTTAAAGGCTGAGCTCAACTTAAAATACCTGAATTCACGAATGATTGAAACTTCTGGACATGTAGTATAGGTGTGGCATAATTACGCCCACAAACCAAAACATCCAGGCGACGCCTCTTACGTCATTGTgcggatgttttttttttacacacccGTTTTCCGAGGGTAAGAGGCGTACGGTGAGAGTGAACTCACTGCCAATCAGAGCCCAGAACAGCGATGGAGAAGGCGGGACTAGACAGAAAGGTGGGGCATGAAAATGAAACGCAGTGTATAAATGAGGGAGCTCTGAACTCTTTGATCCGAGTCTCCGTCGTTCCTCGCAACAAAACTACGGTAAGTGAAAAGCAGAAATGATTTTGTGAAAGTTTTCTTTTCTAACTCAGTTTTATGGAGTTTTCTGGAACCTCTTTGATGGTAATTAAGCAAATGTGGGCTGTTGAAAAGCAGCTGGCGTTATATTTTGACTTTATGTTcaatctgcagagagagagagtctgtttGAAGTCAGTTGCTCTAATACATGGCTGTATAAAGGCGTGGTCCTCCCCTCACAGATTTATGAAAAAGAGTGGCTAAAGGAGAACGACACCCTTTTTCAAACTTTCTACAAATGTACATTTGCATATCTACATTAACTGGACACGTGAGAGGAGCTAGACTCAAATTTGCCTTACAGAAAATCAACACAGAAGAGCTCCCAAATAAACTATATTTACCATCCTTTCATCATGGACAGCACTGATGATTTAAGACTGGTGTGCCAGTGTAAATGCACACTTAATTAGTCTACAATGCCTTATTCACAATATGACTAAGTGATTTAATTGTGCAGGAATTCTAAGATTATGAGAATGAGGAATATAATTCTCACGAGTGCAAACAGGTAAAGCGTAGTCTAGGGCTTTAATATCACTTTAACCTAACAATGGCTTTGTATCCTTAAGCATGGAAAGAAAAGGCTTTGGTGAGGTGCATAATTATTGGCAACGTGCAGGAGCCAACTGTAAGGAATGagttatttgtgttgtgttcATTGGGTTTAGATGAAATATGAGACTGAGATTTGGAAAAGTGAAAGTAACCTATGATTTCTGACCAGTGCAGAGCAGTTCATGCCCATGCAGCCAAATTACTATATTTTTTTAGTCTGATTTCTGAGATTAAAGCTTTAGTACAACACCTCTTTAACCAAGTTTAATTTGTGCAGATCCACCTCCAACATGTCGCTCATCCAGAGCCTTCTGCAGCAGACCATGTACATGGGCAGCGATGATTTGGTAAGTTTTTGCCTCAGTTTACTGGAGGAATGAGTGAAAAACAAGCAtctccttttctcttcctctttttttcatttgccAAAGTGTGTGGAAAATCTGAGAAATCAGCGACCAGAAAGAGAAGGGATGGGGAGGGTTGAGGTAAGAGAACTGTGAagaagggagtgagagagagagagagagagagagagagagagagagagggccacATTTAGGAGTGTATGAGTCAGAGGTATGTTGAACCCCTCCCATTGTAACCCGTCATCCGTTTTGGTGCAAGAGGAAAATGCCTTAACTGTTTGTGCCCTCTGATACTTTTTGGTTGATCTAATGCTACCTACAGAGGACGTTAAATGAGTATTTCAATTGAAATTTCTGCATACATCCATGTTTTATATGTAAACAAAGAGCTTTATTGCAAAATTGTAGAAGATTGATAGAGTGCAAAAATAATGGCtcatatctttaaaaaaataatggcGTACATATTTAGGGTGTTGTAAGGCATTTGTTTCTAAAGCATTCCCCTGTGAGTATTTCACAGATGTGTTACTTAATCTAATGGCTGCTGAAGTCtgaacatttaaattattaaattggtCAGATTTCACAATATTCAGCTGTAATCGTGTCAGTTGTGATTGTGGAAAATAAAATGAGGTAAGTTTCAGTCGACTCTGTTTAGGTTCTTTGCTGCAAGCCTATGCCAAGTCACCaaggtgtgttttgtttttataatctAGGGGTGTGTTAGATGTATCCACATTCTTTAAAACATCTTGTTTTATTTAGATTTCCCAAATGGACTCTTGTAGGGATTAAGCGGCATGTTGGTTTTTAACAGGGAGCGGCTGAACATGCATCTGTTGGGGAATTTAagagtgattttgtgtgtgtaggctGTCCAGGGGACTGTGAAGCCTGCTCTTCAGTTCAGTGCCAGTGGGGATGCTGCTGTTCTGGACAAAGCCATCAAGGCAAAGGGTCAGTAATATTGTAACATATTGCATTTCTTACTTGCTCATATTTTTTCCTAAAGAAACAACCCACAATTTAATCAGCAGTGCACTCCATAATTTACAACTGCTCCCACAactgataaaaaaatatatacagtaatGCTTAGTGTTTTGATAGAACACTTTTGCATTTATTCAGTACACATGGATCTAATAATACGCAATTTGACACCACTTCAATCTCCACTTACCACTTCATCTCTCCCCTGGAGAGAGTAACATGGCAACAGTAGCTGGGCTTCAACTATTGATGATTAAAAGGCTAAATTGTATTAAATGAAAGTTGATGATTGACAATTTAAAAGAGATTCACAACTTTTAATGTTCATTGGTGTGTCACAATGGTTTCAGGTGTCGATGAGAACACTATCATCGAGGTGCTCGCCATGAGGAGCAATGACCAGCGGCAGCAGATCAAGGCTGCCTATCAGCAGGCCTCTGGCAAGGTGAGGTTTCAAAGTTTTGAAGAGAAACAGCCATTCTATAAAGTTAAcccattaaaaaaatgtcacCTGTGTAGTCTTACACAAGCTAAAgctgtgggggtggggtgggtgtGTTCTATGAAAGACATTTTTTCACTAAACCTACCAGTCACTTGGTAGATATTAGACTTCTTTACAATGCAGGTGTCAACTTGCAGAAGTAAACCAAGGCAAACTCACTCAGTCAACACAGTACTCCCTTAGAAAAAGCCGGAAAACCTTGCTCACCCATTCAGTAGAACTGTTGCTTGCTCACCCATTGAGTAGACCTTGCACACCCAAACACTCAACTTCTGCCACTGTACCTTCTTTCATCACTTACTGTGTTTAATTTTTACTCTTTTCTACACTGTATAGTAATTGTAAATGCACTATAGGCATTACATTTCTAAATGCAGCTTTATTAAattcttatttaattattttatacaataCAGAGTAAATTTAACCCACCCATGTTTGTTTGCATATTGTGACCTCTCAATTAAGATTAACCAACTTTTGAAGATGATTCAAAATACCTTTAAAccacgtttgtgtgtgtttgatgaatCTCTTGTCTTCTGTTTTCAGCCTTTGGAGGGAGCTCTGAAATCGGCTCTGAAAGGCGAGCTGGAGGATGTGGTGCTGGCTTTGTTAAGGACTCCTGCCCAGTATGATGCCCAGCAGCTCAAACTTTCCATGAAGGTGACAGACCACAATATCACACATCAACCTAACTATATATAACAGaaaacctttttttattattattttgtatagaTAAAGCCAGCTCTATCTTGTGACTCACATGGATTGTAGTATATGTGCAGCGTTTGTATCAAATGTAAAGGGTACATCAAACCCATTGCATCAGCTGAGAGCAAATGAGGTATGCACTTAAGTCCACTGCCACTGGAACTTGAATGAATTTGTCTGAAGCTGGTTAAATGGAGGCGCTATAAGGTTGTTACTGAGACAAAATATAAATTTAGCTTAAATTCCCATTGATTTCTGTTATTCTGAAATTGAGCAGATAAATGGTTCCTAATCTTGGTCATGACACTACAGAATATCACTTCATTGGTCTATTAAGAGTTGGAGTACTTGGAACTGTCCATTATAAGATTTCATAAATCTGTGATTAGGGCCTGGGCACAGATGAGGACACACTGGTTGAGATTTTGGCCTCAAGAACCAACAAAGAGATCAGAGAGATCAAAAAGGCCTACAAGGATGGTAAGCTTGCTCACTGAGTGTCAAACCTATAGCATTAATGTTAATTCATCAGGCTGTGTATTTGTAGTTCCATAATGAAgcataaacaatatttaaataataatttgtgtACTACCAGTGCTATACTCAAGATAAACCTTGTGtgtgaaatatcaggacatGATTCCAGACAACACACTCACTTCTCAGGACAATATTCACTTTTGGTGATATGTTAGGACACAAAAGCATGccctaacattttaaaaaaaaattttcaaaTAGTAAAAACTAAAACACCAAGTTTAATTTTGGTTCCTGAGGTTAGGTGTAGATGTAGTATTAGTTAAATTGATCATTCTGTGGAATGTCCTAACGTGTATATTGGTACAAACATGAGAATGtgtgggatttatttatttttttaaatgtagaatTTAAGAAGGAGCTGGAGGATGACATCAAGTCTGACACAAGCGGACCCTTCAGGGATGCCCTACTGGCTCTCTCAAAGGTAACTTTAATTCTGCATGCAAATACATCAGTCATTGAGTAGTAAGTTTCTGTGTAAGACAAAGGGAGAGACCAAGGAATTTACCTCTCTGACCAAGGAAACTTCTCTTCTCGTTCACACTAACAGGCTGCCAGGAGTGAAGATCGAATCGTGAACGTGGAACAGGCAGACAATGATGCCAGGgtgagtgtttttctttgtatatAAAGTTATATTCTAAGGATTGGTCACCCTCACCCCTCTACATATTCTCGCTCAGTCAAGAAACATGTCATTTGACAGAATGTTCAAACTTATTGAAGgtattgtcactgtcacacagttccaggatcTGTGTCCTGGGTTCAGGCCCTGCCTCAGAACTCTATGAAATTAGATGTTCTCCTTGTGACTTTGGGGTTTCTTCCCTCAAAACATGTTATTAGTTTGATTGTCTGTCAAACTGAGCCCTGTCCAATTTGTCATAAAATTATGCTGTAGTTTAATcagcattcatttttaataataaaagcgTCTTTAGTCTAGTTCACcttagaaagagaagagaatgttATAATTTCTATGTCTCCAGGCTTTGTATGAGGCTGGAGAGAAGAGGAAAGGTACAGACTGCAAGGTGTTCATTGACATCCTGACAAGCAGGAGCCCTCCACAGCTCAAGAAAGGTATTTTTCACCTCACATAAAGGTCTCGAATACTAGGAATAATCCATTTCACCAATAAGACAAGAAAATTTACATTTGGGTGAATTTCAACATAACTCTCAATCACTGACAATTAACCACAATAAAGGAAAATTGAAGTAGCTCAAAGTAATTAGTAATTGTAAATACAAATGATTAGAGCAGTGTTGCTTATGAATATGGTGGCTTGTGattgattacatttttacagtcagagtttgtgtttttctaATTCTATGTAGTGGtagaattttacatttttacgtTACCCAGATCATTTTAAGCCCAAAGCCACAACTCTCTACAAGAAACAAGCTAAAGGACCCCCTTATTTTACAACCCGAGTTTTCCACTTCATAAACTACTCTTGGGTGTAGACTTAAACTTTTTGTTCAgtcttctgtttgttgtttCATTTGCACTCCAGTGTTTGAGCAGTATTCAAAGTACAGCAAGGTGGACGTGGCCAAAGCAATTGACATGGAGCTGAAGGGAGACATTGAAAACTGCCTACTTGCCATTGGTAAGACATTTGACACATTGAACCCAATTGTATGCAATTATATTAGGATTCTCTGTGGGCTGAATGAGATGAACACTGTGGctttgtgggggggggggggggggggggggacactgaaattttgtagtcatactGTGTAGCCAGCATCATGCCCATATCTGGAATTTGGAGTCCAAGTTTAATTCCTCAATAACAGCAATTAGCATATCTAAATATAGCTGTAGAAGAGTACACTTTTGAGGTAAATCATACTGTATAAATTTAATAGTAGGCTTACTTTTTTGTAACTTCAGTGCTGTGGTTGATTCATAGCTAATATGTGGAAATTATGACTAAAGTTGGAGAAAATTGtgactaaaaaaataataataataaagtccAATATGGGAATGACACATGACTTGGACTCCGTTTATTGTGATTGCGTTCAGCACAAAGCTATTCAGGAGAATATTGAAACCAAAAAATGTTACATTCTCTTGTGCCTTTTAATAAGCATCTCAAGCTCGAGTTCCCATAATTTCCTGAACTTTTCTGTGCTTTTCTTTACTACCCCTTGTCAGCCCTACTTGATTTCAATAGTTGGAAGTATAACAAGAATGATGTGTTGCAACCTGAGTTCCCTGCTGTGCTAAATGCAGTCACACTGCCACTGTTTCAGGAACaggttttaatgtaaaatgttagTGTAAAATCCATTTCAAAGtttaagatattttaaaaaccaaaaacaaattgACTAATTAACAAGGGTTTTCTCAAATATTACTTTAATAAACGAATTGGAGTTAAAAGGTGGTGCTGATTTatcttttatttgtgtgtttgtctcctAGTGAAATGTGCTGGAAGCAAACCTGGCTTTTTTGCTGAGAAACTGAACATGGCGATGAAGGCAAGTTTAATGTCTTGGGTTCTCAGTCAGTGATCCTAACAAACAAGTTGTACAGTCATCTACATgttaacacacactaacaaataaTTCACCTTaatgcatttatatttgtaaatcTACTTTGGCAATTGCAGGGCAGTGGCTACAGAGGGAAGATCCTGACCCGTATCATGGTGTGCCGATCTGAAGTGGATATGGTGCAGATCAAGCAGGAATATAAGAAGAAATATGGCAAGACCCTTTACCAGGACATTCTGGTATGTTCTGATTACAGGTGGCACCGATCGCATACAAGTGAGAAATGCTGAAGCAGATGTAGGAGGGGAGAATTTTGGTCATCATATTTTTACCCATTAAATTGTATGGAGGAATAAAATTAACTGATTAACAACTATTTGAAAAACataatagtttttaaaaaatcagctCATATTGATATCAGTACTAATACTTGATTATAAGCTGATATCAGACACTAATCTGTGTTTATTGAGCCTgccacaatttattttttatttattattatttttttattaatgtaacTTAAAGCCAATTCCAAGTCAGTCAAATGTGGAACTGGGATGGTGAGACACTAAACTCTAACAATAACCTCAAACAAATGCACCACACTTGGCTTAAATTGGTTTATTAACTAACACACATTTGCAACAATCTGTGTAGGCACAGtctcatttctgagcta
This window of the Hoplias malabaricus isolate fHopMal1 chromosome Y, fHopMal1.hap1, whole genome shotgun sequence genome carries:
- the LOC136678143 gene encoding annexin A1-like; amino-acid sequence: MSLIQSLLQQTMYMGSDDLAVQGTVKPALQFSASGDAAVLDKAIKAKGVDENTIIEVLAMRSNDQRQQIKAAYQQASGKPLEGALKSALKGELEDVVLALLRTPAQYDAQQLKLSMKGLGTDEDTLVEILASRTNKEIREIKKAYKDEFKKELEDDIKSDTSGPFRDALLALSKAARSEDRIVNVEQADNDARALYEAGEKRKGTDCKVFIDILTSRSPPQLKKVFEQYSKYSKVDVAKAIDMELKGDIENCLLAIVKCAGSKPGFFAEKLNMAMKGSGYRGKILTRIMVCRSEVDMVQIKQEYKKKYGKTLYQDILDDTKGDYERILLALCGSNE